Within Myxococcus fulvus, the genomic segment CGTCACGGTGGTGGCCGCCGCTGGCATGGTGAGCGTCGTCGTCGCCGACGTCGCGCTCGCCACCGTGGCGCCCGTCCAGCGGTCGAACACGTAGCCCGAGGCCGGGGCGTCCGCGGTGATGGTGACCTGGGTGCCGGTCGTGTACTGGCCATCGCCCGAGCCCGCGTTGACGGTGAGCGTGTACTTCGTGGCGGTGGCGGCGCGGTAGGTGGCCGTCACGGTGGTGGCGGCGGCGGGCATGGTGAGCGTCGTCGTCGCGGACGTCGCGCTCGCCACGGTGGCGCCCGTCCAGCGGTCGAACACGTAGCCTGAGGCCGGGGCGTCCGCGGTGATGGTGACCTGGGCGCCGCTCGTGTACTGGCCGTCACCGGAGCCCGCGTTGACGGTGAGCGCGTACGTCACGGGGGGCGGCGTGGTGCCGCGCTGCTGGGCGAGCATCCAGTCCCAGAACGCCTGCGTGCCGTAGGACTGGGACCAGCCGGTGTGAGCGCTGCCCGTCAGGACGATGAGCCGGGCGACGGCGCTTCCCGTGCCCACGGCGCCCGGCTGGGATGTCCACGCCTTCGTGTTCTTGTCGAACAAGTACGTCGTCGTCTGAGTGGGCTCGGGGACGGCCACCACCTGCGATGCGCCGTACACCTTGGTGTAGCCGGCCAGCCACGACTGCTGTGCGGCCACCTCGCCGTAGCTGCTGGAGGCCCAGACCGCCACGTCCTTGAGCGAGGTGAGCGTGTCACCCGGCGCGCCGATGTTGGTGGCGAACGGGGCGATGGCCGCCAGCTCCGTGCCGTACTGGTGCGCATAGCGCCACGTCCCCCAGCCGCCCATGCTCAGGCCCGTCAGGTACACGCGCGTGGGGTCCACCCGGTAGTTGGCGACGATGAACTGGATGAAGGGCCGCAGCTCCGAGGGCGAGTAGTTGTCCAGGCTCTGTGGCGCGAAGACCATCACCTGCTTGTTGCCGAAGTACGTCTTCCACGTGGCGCTGGTGCGGATGTTGGCCAGCGCCCCGTGCTTCGTGGTGATGGTGTACAGCTCCGACTCCGTCGTCGCCCGGCCCAGCTCCCCCATCCCGTTGAGGTGGATGATGGTGGGGTAGCGTTGCGTCGACGTCAGGTAGCCGGGGGGCAGGTACTCGGAGTACCCGAGCGTGGCTCCGGAGGCGCCCGGCAGCCGCGTCACAATCTGGTTCTCCACGGTGATGCTGACCGCGGAGCGCTGCGCATCGAGGGCCTGTGGGATGCCTTCTTCGACGCCGGGACCGCACGCCGCCAGGAGCACCAGGGCGACGTGGAGGACGACGCTTCTCATGGGAACGCCTTTCGAGGGGGAGTACGACCCGACCCACTCTAGTAGGCGCTTTGTAGTTGTTTCAAGATTGCATCTGTTTCGGAGTGTTCCGGGGCCTCACGCCCTCCGGGCCCGGGAGCCGACGGGGGGCATCTGCAGGCCCTGGGGCCTTGCGTGGAGCGAGCGGTAGGCGGCGATGGAGAGCAGGCCCACCGCGAGCAGCGTCCACAGGGCGGCCCAGACGACGGCGGGCACGTAGGTGAGGTCCGCGAGCAGGGCCGCGTCGCTGCGCGAGCGCACGGCGCTGTTCCACAGGTCGTCGCGCAAGTCGAACACGGCGTACAGCGCGGTGAAGGCGGCGATGAACAGGTTGACGAAGTCCACCGCGCCGTCTGGCAGCCACTTCGCGCCGATGCCCATGACCGCGGCGGTGCCCACGCAGAAGGCGAGGGTGAAGGCGTCCCCCGCGTAGAGCAGGCCCATCACGACCAGCCACACACACGCGGCCCCCAGCACCCACCGGCGCAGCCGGAAGCGGAAGGTGGCGAGCAGCAGGCCCGCGCCGGCCACCGCGCTG encodes:
- a CDS encoding InlB B-repeat-containing protein, whose product is MRSVVLHVALVLLAACGPGVEEGIPQALDAQRSAVSITVENQIVTRLPGASGATLGYSEYLPPGYLTSTQRYPTIIHLNGMGELGRATTESELYTITTKHGALANIRTSATWKTYFGNKQVMVFAPQSLDNYSPSELRPFIQFIVANYRVDPTRVYLTGLSMGGWGTWRYAHQYGTELAAIAPFATNIGAPGDTLTSLKDVAVWASSSYGEVAAQQSWLAGYTKVYGASQVVAVPEPTQTTTYLFDKNTKAWTSQPGAVGTGSAVARLIVLTGSAHTGWSQSYGTQAFWDWMLAQQRGTTPPPVTYALTVNAGSGDGQYTSGAQVTITADAPASGYVFDRWTGATVASATSATTTLTMPAAATTVTATYRAATATKYTLTVNAGSGDGQYTTGTQVTITADAPASGYVFDRWTGATVASATSATTTLTMPAAATTVTATYRLSTPGLPITTEDQVIGRLTSVTGTTYAYGEYLPPGYLTSPTTTYPVVIHLHDAGETGTTSTEAQLIEVVSRYGPLQLIRTSATWKTYFGGKQALVFAPRTSANWDPTQLDALVDFLVANYRVDTSRIYVTGRVQGGSGAWNYAYHHGDRIAALAPVGANLGGPGPALSLLANVPVWMVDAWVTANAGTAQHSWLRGLTKVYGWDQFLTFPAPTATLTYVFDASNDTWSTQPGAHAAGASPIRFTVHPQGTTDFGTLTYQSQSFWDWMFAQQRL
- a CDS encoding M50 family metallopeptidase gives rise to the protein MKTASGAQLDFGRLALLLVMLGVGWYFWYSPVFWPLKLLVVMMHESGHALATLLVGGSVDRIHLAADESGSCLSRLPPGMLRQIAVYSGGYLGSAVAGAGLLLATFRFRLRRWVLGAACVWLVVMGLLYAGDAFTLAFCVGTAAVMGIGAKWLPDGAVDFVNLFIAAFTALYAVFDLRDDLWNSAVRSRSDAALLADLTYVPAVVWAALWTLLAVGLLSIAAYRSLHARPQGLQMPPVGSRARRA